The proteins below come from a single Papaver somniferum cultivar HN1 chromosome 11, ASM357369v1, whole genome shotgun sequence genomic window:
- the LOC113325250 gene encoding uncharacterized protein LOC113325250 → MNQPNAVVSGGKGLEHQLYYTCRFPGINSYRVEAGMLDQSLFIRKFNTVCNFCDEVVGWHLTAKPKSDDMPTGVYWCDTLMDREKVVLLDEEENEVARDFNVESELPSINYLKTFAEDKLVKATTADSLEQY, encoded by the exons ATGAACCAGCCCAATGCTGTTGTGTCTGGTGGGAAGGGCCTGGAGCACCAACTATATTACACTTGTCGTTTTCCAGG GATCAATTCGTATCGCGTGGAAGCTGGAATGTTAGATCAGTCCTTATTTATCAGGAAGTTCAATACTGTCTGCAATTTTTGTGATGAAGTAGTTGGATGGCACTTG ACGGCCAAACCCAAAAGTGATGATATGCCTACAGGAGTGTACTGGTGCGACACATTGATGGACAG GGAAAAGGTGGTTCTGTtagatgaagaagagaatgaagtAGCAAGAGATTTTAATGTTGAGTCTGAGCTACCGAGCATTAACTACTTGAAG ACATTTGCAGAAGATAAACTTGTTAAAGCTACAACAGCAGATTCCCTTGAACAATATTAG
- the LOC113323387 gene encoding pathogen-related protein-like, whose amino-acid sequence MTDSSSSSSSVAEIKQDKYRYYIYGEGEKDTQWRNGIPNYDVVNKLFEEGRTQVWPAGSIEEEVQNLVKTWEMEMVHKARPQDMKTLDPAKFTFSKNGSQPIALDEIGKKGSYNLFLQTSLPEKYRVYNPSEETITSANKIFATTFPRGFALEIMQVYSGPPVIVYKFRHWGFMEGPFKGRAPTGEKVEFYAIGIFTLDEEKKIVKVEFFFDGGELLSGLIKGDDTSDNSGTSACPFLKTTE is encoded by the exons atgactgattcttcttcttcatcgtcgtCTGTGGCTGAGATCAAACAAGATAAGTATCGGTATTACATATATGGAGAAGGAGAGAAAGACACTCAATGGAGAAATGGTATTCCTAACTATGATGTAGTTAACAAGCTCTTCGAAGAAGGCAGAACTCAG GTATGGCCTGCTGGTTCCATTGAAGAAGAGGTGCAAAACCTTGTAAAAACATGGGAAATGGAGATGGTTCACAAAGCACGCCCACAGGATATGAAAACCCTTGACCCTGCTAAATTCACCTTTAGTAAAAATG GAAGCCAACCCATAGCTCTAGATGAAATCGGCAAAAAAGGAAGCTATAACTTGTTCTTGCAAACCTCATTGCCTGAGAAATATCGGGTCTATAACCCATCGGAGGAAACGATCACCTCTGCTAATAAAATATTCGCGACAACATTTCCTCGTGGGTTTGCACTTGAAATTATGCAAGTGTATTCTGGACCACCAGTTATTGTTTACAAATTCAGACATTGGGGATTCATGGAGGGTCCTTTTAAAGGCCGTGCTCCTACCGGAGAGAAAGTTGAATTCTATGCCATTGGCATTTTTACG TTggatgaagaaaagaaaatcgTGAAGGTTGAGTTCTTCTTTGATGGAGGAGAACTACTTAGTGGTCTAATCAAAGGTGACGATACATCGGATAACTCTGGCACATCAGCTTGTCCTTTCTTGAAGACCACAGAATGA
- the LOC113322199 gene encoding UDP-D-xylose:L-fucose alpha-1,3-D-xylosyltransferase MGP4-like, with protein sequence MASSSLYKRQQQTQQTNETPISPKSSSNAQPRSIISFFTPTGLFILLTLILVFGVFLNPWMNDTLMPSGLFSRGGSVSKWKDYTLSEAVNFVGGGRNGSVTGTVIVCAVSSPYLPFLSNWLISISRFKHQEKVLVIAEDYKTLFLVNQRWPGHAVLIPPAPDLQSAHKFGSQGFFNFTSRRPRHLLHILELGYNVMYNDVDMVWLADPFTYLKGKHDVYFTDDMTAIKPLDHSNALPPPGKKGRTYICSCMIFLRPTPGAKLVMKKWIEELQDQPWSKKAKANDQPGFNWALNKTAGQVDLYLLPQAAFPSGGLYFKNKTWVEDTKGKHAIIHNNYIVGFEKKIQRFRDFGLWLVDEHSDESPLGKL encoded by the exons ATGGCTTCTTCTTCCTTGTATAAACGACAACAACAGACTCAGCAAACAAATGAAACCCCAATCtcaccaaaatcatcatcaaatgCCCAACCCAGATCTATTATTTCATTCTTCACCCCAACTGGTTTATTCATACTCCTCACATTGATACTCGTTTTTGGTGTATTCTtaaatccatggatgaatgatacTCTAATGCCCAGTGGTCTTTTTTCAAGAGGGGGTTCTGTGTCTAAGTGGAAGGATTATACATTATCTGAAGCTGTGAATTTTGTTGGTGGGGGTAGAAACGGAAGTGTGACTGGGACTGTGATTGTTTGTGCTGTGAGTTCACCTTATTTGCCATTTTTGAGTAATTGGTTGATTAGTATAAGTAGGTTTAAACATCAAGAGAAAGTGTTGGTGATTGCTGAAGATTATAAGACTTTGTTTTTAGTTAATCAGAGATGGCCTGGTCATGCTGTTCTTATTCCTCCTGCTCCTGATTTGCAATCTGCTCATAAATTTGGGTCTCAG GGCTTTTTCAATTTTACATCACGCAGACCTCGGCATCTTCTGCATATTTTGGAGCTTGGGTATAATGTCATGTACAACGACGTTGATATGGTCTGGTTGGCAGACCCCTTTACATATCTTAAAGGGAAACATGATGTATACTTCACTGATGACATGACCGCA ATCAAACCGCTGGATCACTCTAATGCTCTGCCACCCCCTGGCAAGAAGGGGCGTACATACATTTGTAGCTGCATGATTTTCCTCAGGCCAACCCCTGGAGCCAAATTAGTTATGAAGAAATGGATCGAAGAACTTCAAGATCAGCCATGGTCCAAGAAAGCAAAGGCAAATGACCAACCTGGGTTCAATTGGGCTTTGAATAAAACTGCTGGACAG GTGGATCTGTATCTGCTACCCCAGGCAGCATTTCCTTCAGGAGGATTATATTTCAAGAACAAGACTTGGGTGGAAGACACCAAAGGAAAACATGCTATCATCCATAACAATTATATTGTCGGCTTTGAGAAGAAAATACAGCGTTTCCGTGATTTTGGACTCTGGCTTGTGGATGAGCATTCCGATGAGTCCCCACTTGGTAAACTGTAA